One region of Catenuloplanes indicus genomic DNA includes:
- a CDS encoding S8 family serine peptidase: MRFASALATAVVLSGTVLLPPSAAQAAAPQTIGEYQKWYYDDYLKMPEVYKAAGSKGKGVTIALIDSGVDTTRPDLKGADLRDGGGYGNSGAGKSGLADEGYHGTAMASIIAGQGTDDNHLKGIAPEATVLSISIGIESQGKTTLSEAIRAAADQGADVINMSLARYNNTGDLTYINPLDREAVAYALGKGAIIVAGAGNTEQTGPVISPPANIPGVLAVTGLDRNGEFWTGSATGPEAGIAAPATDIFMAQPETQVLSGYGTSSGTSAATAMVSGIAALVKAKHPDLDAINLINRLTATARDAGTPGRDAQYGFGAMDALAAVSADVPAVTANPVGDPMDGAAGDATPAEEEGSPLAGYLWIAVAVAVVVVLLIVVVAVVASRRKRPAASVPGYQPPGPGFPQPGAGYPPPGPGYPPPGPGYQPPGPGYQQPGQQPPGYQQQPPPPGYR; encoded by the coding sequence ATGAGGTTCGCGTCGGCACTGGCCACCGCGGTGGTCCTGAGCGGCACCGTCCTGCTGCCGCCGTCAGCGGCGCAGGCCGCGGCGCCGCAGACCATCGGTGAGTACCAGAAGTGGTACTACGACGACTATCTGAAGATGCCGGAGGTGTACAAGGCCGCCGGCAGCAAGGGCAAGGGCGTCACGATCGCGCTGATCGACAGCGGGGTGGACACCACCCGGCCTGATCTGAAGGGTGCCGACCTCAGGGACGGCGGCGGCTACGGCAACTCCGGCGCGGGTAAGAGCGGGCTGGCCGACGAGGGTTACCACGGCACCGCGATGGCCAGCATCATCGCCGGTCAGGGCACGGACGACAACCATCTCAAGGGCATCGCGCCGGAGGCCACGGTGCTGTCCATCTCGATCGGCATCGAGAGCCAGGGCAAGACCACCCTGTCGGAGGCGATCCGGGCCGCGGCGGACCAGGGCGCCGACGTGATCAACATGTCGCTCGCCCGGTACAACAACACCGGCGACCTCACGTACATCAACCCGCTCGACCGGGAGGCCGTGGCGTACGCGCTCGGCAAGGGCGCGATCATCGTGGCCGGTGCGGGGAACACCGAGCAGACCGGCCCGGTGATCAGCCCACCGGCCAACATCCCGGGCGTGCTCGCGGTCACCGGCCTCGACCGGAACGGCGAGTTCTGGACCGGCAGCGCGACCGGCCCGGAGGCCGGCATCGCGGCGCCCGCCACGGACATCTTCATGGCCCAGCCCGAGACGCAGGTCCTCAGCGGGTACGGCACCAGCAGCGGCACCAGCGCGGCGACCGCGATGGTGTCCGGCATCGCCGCGCTGGTGAAGGCGAAGCACCCGGACCTGGACGCGATCAATCTGATCAACAGGCTGACCGCGACCGCGCGCGACGCGGGCACGCCGGGCCGCGACGCGCAGTACGGCTTCGGCGCCATGGACGCGCTCGCCGCCGTGAGCGCGGACGTGCCGGCCGTGACCGCCAACCCGGTCGGTGACCCGATGGACGGCGCCGCCGGTGACGCCACACCGGCGGAGGAGGAGGGCTCGCCGCTCGCCGGTTACCTGTGGATCGCGGTGGCGGTCGCGGTCGTGGTGGTCCTGCTGATCGTGGTGGTCGCGGTGGTCGCGAGCCGCCGCAAGCGCCCGGCCGCATCCGTCCCTGGCTACCAGCCGCCCGGGCCCGGCTTCCCGCAGCCCGGCGCCGGCTATCCGCCGCCGGGCCCCGGCTATCCGCCGCCGGGCCCCGGCTATCAGCCGCCGGGACCCGGCTATCAGCAGCCCGGTCAGCAGCCGCCCGGCTATCAGCAACAGCCACCACCGCCGGGCTACCGCTGA
- a CDS encoding phosphoadenylyl-sulfate reductase, whose product MSALVQPLPEAAPVEEERRRTPEELKALAAEGNKLLDGAPAEEIARWAAETFGDRFCVTSSMADAVLAHLVSRVKPGVDVVFLDTGLHFPETLKVRDIVAATLPVNVRSIRPRLTVGQQDGEYGPRLFNRAPDECCFLRKVEPLNRALAGYDAWAAGLRRDESPTRANTPVVGFDPKKGKVKVNPIAAWSQADVDRYIARWNVPVNELFRKGYTSIGCWPCTRRTKAGEDPRAGRWAMFEKTECGLHL is encoded by the coding sequence ATGTCCGCGCTGGTGCAGCCGCTCCCGGAGGCGGCGCCCGTGGAGGAGGAGCGGCGCCGCACGCCGGAGGAGCTCAAGGCGCTCGCGGCCGAGGGCAACAAGCTGCTGGACGGCGCGCCCGCGGAAGAGATCGCGCGCTGGGCCGCCGAGACGTTCGGCGACCGGTTCTGCGTGACCAGTTCGATGGCGGATGCGGTCCTCGCGCACCTGGTGTCCCGCGTGAAACCCGGGGTCGACGTCGTCTTCCTCGACACCGGCCTGCACTTCCCCGAGACGCTCAAGGTGCGCGACATCGTGGCCGCGACGCTGCCGGTGAACGTGCGCTCGATCCGCCCTCGGCTCACGGTCGGCCAGCAGGACGGCGAGTACGGCCCGCGGCTGTTCAACCGTGCGCCGGACGAGTGCTGCTTCCTGCGCAAGGTGGAGCCGCTCAACCGCGCGCTCGCCGGCTACGACGCGTGGGCGGCCGGCCTGCGCCGCGACGAGTCGCCGACCCGGGCGAACACGCCGGTCGTCGGCTTCGACCCGAAGAAGGGCAAGGTGAAGGTCAACCCGATCGCCGCCTGGTCCCAGGCCGACGTGGACCGGTACATCGCCCGCTGGAACGTGCCGGTCAACGAGCTGTTCCGGAAGGGCTACACGTCGATCGGCTGCTGGCCGTGCACCCGGCGCACCAAGGCGGGCGAGGACCCGCGCGCCGGCCGCTGGGCGATGTTCGAGAAGACCGAATGCGGACTTCACCTCTGA
- the eccCa gene encoding type VII secretion protein EccCa, with product MSTVLFRRPPRRQGPQLPRGEVLLESPPELPEELPKGLGQLMMILPMLCGVGAMAFLYAGRGGGTMMWVAGGLFGVSMLGMAVGQLGGGGNDKAELNADRRDYMRYLAQVRKRTRRAAEQQRAATTWKHPEADALFSFAASRRMWERRITEDDFGEVRVALGPQQLAVQIVTPETKPVEDLEPMSAIALRRFVRSHSVVPDLPIALSIRAFSRIVLRGDREPTLSLARAMLGQLTTFQAPDDLMIAVVAAPDRAAGWDWTKWLPHAQHPRRNDAAGSRRMVFSTLLAAEQMLAEELASRPRFSPDAKPLTSMPHVLIVLDGGEVSANCQLYGQGLLGTTVVDLSGAVPRDAGRWLLCLDVTADSVEVFRGKSSTHLGKPDRLSTVQAEALARQLSPYRLSQQSAAASEEPLARSMELPDLLGIGDAAGVDVNQTWRERPHRDRLRIPLGLGPDGNVVELDFKESAHEGMGPHGLIIGATGSGKSELLRTIVGALAVTHSSAELNFVLVDFKGGATFASLDALPHTSAVITNLEDELPLVDRMKDALAGEMTRRQEVLRAAGNYVSRFDYEKARAAGEELDPMPSLLIICDEFSELLQQKPDFIDLFVMIGRLGRSLGVHLLLASQRLEEGKLRGLDTHLSYRIGLRTFSAVESRIVLGVPDAYELPSAPGHGYLKSDTSTMLRFRAAYVSGPYKPPGRAVRSQAVVQRQILEYGTEFVPVPEISEQVIMVEEEEEGIGRQQSMLDVLIEQLQGRGPEAHKVWLEPLGVPPTIDAMLPPLTPDPVFGLSPAAWRNAAKLMVPVGIVDRPYEQRRDPLVADLSGAGGNVVIVGGPRSGKSTILRSLLMSLAVTHSPREVQFMCLDFGGGALRALDGLPHLSGVAGRRDGEAVRRTVAEVMSLIDEREARFTAMGIDSISTYRRRQANGEVPDDLFGDLFLVVDGWGTLREDFEELEQTIMMLAQRGLGYGVHVVLTAARWSEVRIKMRDLLGTRLELRLGDANESEIDRKAAANVPERAPGRGLTRDKLHFLAAISRLDGKSQLDDLAEATASAVEQIRAAWPHAPAPKVRLLPRLLQVTELNRMVDPAAPGLPLGVNEASLAPVLLDTAGDPHLVIYGDAECGKTNLLRLIGRQITERFTPAQARIVIGDYRRGLLGAIEGDHLLDYSPSGEVFATNMKQIRSALQARIPGPDVTPQQLRDRSWWRGPDLYVLVDDYDLVATGGSNPLSAITDLLPQARDIGLHLILARRVGGAARAGYEQVLQRLRELDSPTLLMSGNKEEGQIVGNLRPSPQPPGRGTLVRRRDGQNLIQTAWTEP from the coding sequence ATGAGTACGGTGCTGTTCCGGCGGCCACCGCGGCGGCAGGGGCCACAGCTGCCCCGGGGCGAGGTGCTCCTGGAGTCACCGCCCGAGCTGCCGGAGGAACTGCCCAAGGGCCTTGGCCAGCTGATGATGATCCTGCCGATGCTGTGCGGCGTGGGTGCGATGGCGTTCCTCTACGCCGGGCGCGGCGGCGGGACCATGATGTGGGTGGCCGGCGGCCTGTTCGGCGTCTCGATGCTCGGCATGGCGGTCGGCCAGCTCGGTGGTGGTGGCAACGACAAGGCCGAGCTGAACGCGGACCGCCGGGACTACATGCGGTACCTGGCGCAGGTGCGCAAGCGGACCCGGCGCGCGGCCGAGCAGCAGCGCGCCGCGACCACGTGGAAGCACCCGGAGGCGGACGCACTGTTCTCGTTCGCGGCGTCCCGGCGGATGTGGGAGCGGCGGATCACCGAGGACGACTTCGGCGAGGTCCGGGTCGCGCTCGGCCCGCAGCAGCTCGCGGTGCAGATCGTCACGCCGGAGACGAAGCCGGTCGAGGACCTGGAGCCGATGTCCGCGATCGCGCTGCGCCGGTTCGTCCGCTCCCACTCGGTGGTGCCGGACCTGCCGATCGCGCTCTCCATCCGCGCGTTCAGCCGGATCGTGCTGCGCGGCGACCGGGAGCCGACGCTGAGCCTGGCCCGCGCGATGCTCGGCCAGCTGACCACGTTCCAGGCGCCGGACGACCTGATGATCGCCGTGGTGGCCGCGCCGGACCGGGCGGCCGGCTGGGACTGGACCAAGTGGCTGCCGCACGCGCAGCACCCGCGCCGCAACGACGCCGCCGGTTCCCGGCGGATGGTGTTCAGCACGCTGCTCGCGGCCGAGCAGATGCTGGCCGAGGAGCTGGCCAGCCGGCCCCGGTTCAGCCCGGACGCGAAGCCGCTGACCTCGATGCCGCACGTGCTGATCGTGCTGGACGGCGGCGAGGTCTCGGCGAACTGCCAGCTGTACGGCCAGGGCCTGCTCGGCACCACCGTGGTCGACCTGTCCGGCGCGGTACCCCGGGACGCCGGCCGCTGGCTGCTCTGCCTGGACGTGACGGCCGACTCGGTCGAGGTGTTCCGCGGCAAGTCCAGCACGCACCTGGGCAAGCCGGACCGGCTGAGCACGGTGCAGGCGGAGGCGCTGGCCCGGCAGCTGTCGCCGTACCGGCTGTCGCAGCAGAGCGCGGCCGCGTCGGAGGAGCCGCTGGCCCGCAGCATGGAGCTGCCGGACCTGCTCGGCATCGGCGACGCCGCGGGCGTGGACGTGAACCAGACGTGGCGCGAGCGCCCGCACCGGGACCGGCTGCGCATCCCGCTGGGTCTCGGCCCGGACGGCAACGTGGTGGAGCTGGACTTCAAGGAGTCCGCGCACGAGGGCATGGGCCCGCACGGCCTGATCATCGGTGCGACCGGTTCCGGTAAGTCGGAACTGCTGCGCACGATCGTGGGCGCGCTCGCGGTCACCCACTCCTCGGCGGAGCTGAACTTCGTACTGGTCGACTTCAAGGGTGGTGCGACGTTCGCGTCGCTGGACGCGCTGCCGCACACCTCCGCGGTGATCACCAACCTGGAGGACGAGCTTCCCCTGGTCGACCGCATGAAGGACGCGCTGGCCGGTGAGATGACGCGGCGCCAGGAGGTGCTGCGCGCGGCCGGCAACTACGTGTCCCGGTTCGACTACGAGAAGGCACGGGCGGCCGGCGAGGAGCTGGATCCGATGCCCAGCCTCCTGATCATCTGTGACGAGTTCAGCGAGCTGTTGCAGCAGAAGCCGGACTTCATCGACCTGTTCGTCATGATCGGCCGGCTCGGCCGGTCGCTCGGCGTGCATCTGCTGCTCGCGTCGCAGCGCCTGGAGGAGGGCAAGCTGCGCGGTCTGGACACGCACCTGTCGTACCGGATCGGTCTGCGCACGTTCTCCGCGGTGGAGTCCCGGATCGTGCTGGGCGTGCCGGACGCGTACGAGCTGCCCAGCGCGCCCGGTCACGGCTACCTGAAGTCGGACACGTCCACCATGCTGCGGTTCCGCGCCGCGTACGTGTCCGGCCCGTACAAGCCGCCGGGCCGCGCGGTGCGCTCGCAGGCCGTGGTGCAGCGCCAGATCCTCGAGTACGGCACCGAGTTCGTCCCGGTGCCGGAGATCTCCGAACAGGTGATCATGGTCGAGGAGGAGGAAGAGGGCATCGGCCGTCAGCAGAGCATGCTGGACGTGCTGATCGAGCAGCTGCAGGGCCGCGGTCCGGAGGCGCACAAGGTCTGGCTGGAGCCGCTCGGCGTGCCGCCGACGATCGACGCGATGCTGCCGCCGCTCACGCCGGACCCGGTCTTCGGCCTGTCACCGGCCGCCTGGCGGAACGCGGCGAAGCTGATGGTCCCGGTCGGCATCGTGGACCGGCCGTACGAGCAGCGCCGCGACCCGCTGGTGGCGGACCTGTCCGGCGCGGGCGGCAACGTGGTCATCGTGGGCGGCCCGCGGTCCGGCAAGAGCACGATCCTGCGCTCGCTGCTGATGTCGCTGGCCGTCACCCACTCGCCACGCGAGGTGCAGTTCATGTGCCTGGACTTCGGCGGCGGCGCGCTGCGGGCGCTGGACGGCCTGCCGCACCTCTCCGGCGTGGCGGGCCGTCGCGACGGCGAGGCGGTACGCCGGACCGTGGCCGAGGTGATGTCGCTGATCGACGAGCGCGAGGCCCGGTTCACCGCGATGGGCATCGACTCGATCAGCACGTACCGGCGGCGGCAGGCGAACGGCGAGGTGCCGGACGACCTGTTCGGCGACCTGTTCCTGGTGGTGGACGGCTGGGGCACGCTCCGCGAGGACTTCGAGGAGCTGGAACAGACGATCATGATGCTGGCCCAGCGCGGTCTGGGCTACGGCGTGCACGTGGTGCTGACCGCGGCCCGCTGGTCCGAGGTCCGGATCAAGATGCGCGACCTGCTGGGTACGCGACTGGAGCTGCGCCTCGGCGACGCGAACGAGTCCGAGATCGACCGCAAGGCCGCGGCGAACGTGCCGGAGCGCGCGCCCGGCCGCGGTCTGACCCGGGACAAGCTGCACTTCCTGGCCGCGATCTCCCGGCTGGACGGCAAGTCGCAACTGGACGACCTGGCCGAGGCGACCGCGTCCGCGGTGGAGCAGATCCGGGCCGCCTGGCCGCATGCGCCGGCGCCGAAGGTGCGCCTGCTGCCGCGCCTGCTCCAGGTGACCGAGCTGAACCGGATGGTCGACCCGGCCGCGCCCGGCCTGCCGCTCGGCGTCAACGAGGCCAGCCTGGCCCCGGTGCTGCTGGACACGGCCGGCGACCCGCACCTGGTGATCTACGGCGACGCGGAGTGCGGCAAGACCAACCTGCTGCGGCTGATCGGGCGGCAGATCACCGAGCGGTTCACGCCGGCCCAGGCGCGGATCGTGATCGGCGACTACCGCCGTGGCCTGCTCGGCGCGATCGAGGGTGACCACCTGCTCGACTACTCGCCGTCCGGTGAGGTGTTCGCCACGAACATGAAGCAGATCCGGAGCGCGCTGCAGGCTCGCATCCCCGGCCCGGACGTGACGCCGCAACAGCTGCGGGACCGGTCCTGGTGGCGCGGCCCGGACCTGTACGTGCTGGTCGACGATTACGACCTGGTGGCCACCGGCGGCAGCAACCCGCTCAGCGCGATCACCGACCTGCTGCCGCAGGCGCGGGACATCGGCCTGCACCTGATCCTGGCACGCCGGGTGGGCGGCGCCGCGCGGGCCGGCTACGAGCAGGTGCTGCAGCGTCTCCGTGAGCTGGACTCGCCGACGCTGCTGATGTCCGGCAACAAGGAGGAGGGCCAGATCGTCGGCAATCTGCGACCCAGCCCACAGCCGCCGGGCCGGGGCACGCTGGTCCGCCGGCGGGACGGGCAGAACTTGATCCAAACTGCCTGGACAGAGCCTTAG
- a CDS encoding WhiB family transcriptional regulator, which produces MDWRHDSVCRDEDPELFFPIGTSGPALLQVEQAKSVCRRCPVTEECLAWALESGQDAGVWGGMSEEERRAVKRRGGLRVRAHSA; this is translated from the coding sequence ATGGACTGGCGCCACGATTCTGTCTGCCGCGACGAGGACCCTGAGCTGTTCTTCCCGATCGGGACGTCCGGCCCGGCGCTCCTGCAGGTCGAGCAGGCCAAGTCGGTCTGCCGGCGCTGCCCCGTGACCGAGGAGTGCCTTGCCTGGGCGCTCGAGTCGGGTCAGGACGCGGGCGTCTGGGGCGGAATGAGTGAAGAGGAGCGGCGTGCCGTCAAGCGCCGCGGCGGCCTGCGGGTCCGCGCTCACTCCGCCTGA
- a CDS encoding WXG100 family type VII secretion target: MAGPFEVDHATLHTAANDVRSTRSEVDGELKKLWNVVDDLAIAWQGSASTGFQQLMNRWSEDTNKLQEALTNIADLLDKSGTTHQVNDEEQQQMLNKFHSALNG, encoded by the coding sequence ATGGCGGGCCCGTTCGAGGTCGATCACGCGACACTGCATACCGCTGCGAACGACGTGCGGTCCACGCGGAGTGAGGTCGACGGCGAGCTGAAGAAGCTCTGGAATGTGGTGGACGACCTGGCCATCGCCTGGCAGGGTTCGGCGTCCACCGGCTTCCAGCAGCTGATGAATCGCTGGTCGGAGGACACCAACAAGCTCCAGGAGGCGCTGACCAACATCGCTGACCTGCTGGACAAGTCGGGCACCACGCACCAGGTGAACGACGAGGAGCAGCAGCAGATGCTGAACAAGTTCCACTCGGCTCTCAACGGCTGA
- a CDS encoding sirohydrochlorin chelatase has product MRTSPLTGGAALVLVAHGSRDPRAANATRALVRAVAALRPGADVRASYLDHAGPRPGEVLTALEAAGCERAVLVPLLLTAAYHGRVDIPEVLRTARAEGLRMPVAISEVIGPFDGVVPDLLLAGLVRRLSEVTDVRPVPSAAAETGVPAAGERGPAEAGIGVPDPGFDAVVLAAAGTNDATARGTVAQAAVALGDQLGVPCTVAYASASAPTGAEAVTALRAAGARRIAIAGYFLAPGLLYDTVVESARSAGGVVAVAPPLTDARDIARLVLSRADAVIVSSTALAA; this is encoded by the coding sequence ATGCGGACTTCACCTCTGACCGGCGGCGCCGCGCTGGTCCTGGTCGCCCACGGCAGCCGGGACCCGCGCGCCGCCAACGCCACCCGCGCGCTCGTCCGCGCGGTCGCGGCGCTGCGCCCCGGCGCGGACGTGCGCGCGTCCTATCTGGACCATGCGGGCCCGCGCCCGGGCGAGGTGCTGACCGCGCTGGAGGCCGCCGGGTGCGAGCGGGCGGTCCTGGTGCCGCTGCTGCTCACCGCGGCCTACCACGGCCGGGTGGACATCCCCGAGGTGCTGCGCACCGCGCGCGCCGAGGGCCTGCGGATGCCGGTCGCGATCAGCGAGGTGATCGGCCCGTTCGACGGCGTGGTCCCGGATCTCCTGCTGGCCGGCCTGGTGCGCCGCCTCAGCGAGGTCACCGACGTCCGGCCCGTCCCCTCCGCCGCGGCGGAGACCGGGGTGCCGGCGGCCGGGGAGCGTGGGCCGGCGGAGGCCGGCATCGGTGTACCGGATCCCGGCTTCGACGCGGTCGTGCTGGCCGCCGCGGGCACGAACGACGCGACCGCGCGCGGCACCGTGGCGCAGGCCGCGGTCGCACTGGGCGATCAGCTGGGCGTGCCGTGCACGGTCGCCTACGCGTCCGCCTCCGCGCCGACCGGGGCGGAGGCCGTGACCGCGCTGCGCGCCGCGGGTGCCCGCCGGATCGCGATCGCCGGCTACTTCCTGGCGCCTGGCCTGCTCTACGACACCGTGGTGGAGTCGGCACGGTCGGCCGGGGGAGTGGTGGCGGTCGCCCCGCCGCTGACGGACGCCCGGGACATCGCCCGGCTGGTGCTCTCCCGCGCCGATGCGGTCATTGTGTCCAGCACGGCCCTGGCGGCGTGA
- the mycP gene encoding type VII secretion-associated serine protease mycosin encodes MSFTFPRRLARLTLAALLVAPVPLVLPGAAHAAVPCGGGEGSDPPAQRSWALNRLAPEAAWPLSRGAGITVAVIDSGVHGDHPVLAGKVVAGRDFGFPDFDGQCDIPGHGTVVAGIIAGRDGVDASFAGIAPDATVLPLRVLDELGITQDESAPGRIAQAIEFAVDQDVDVINLSLQTEDTAAMRAAIAYAEQRDVVVVAAAGNLQEGQNDSGAVFPAAYETVVAVAGVDEAGKHVGSSVRGPFVDVAAPGYNLFGPAPTGDKYFFQNEGGTSFAAAYVSGAVALLRSYYPDMRATEVRERLLATTDAPPLGRDEEVGAGVVNPYRAITAVFSERSARPAAGVTPAGDPVDPAATARVVALWTIAVVLVLAIALLAGAPLVRRGRRNGWRPDHNNA; translated from the coding sequence GTGAGTTTCACGTTCCCCCGTCGTCTCGCGCGGCTCACACTGGCCGCGCTGCTCGTCGCGCCGGTGCCGCTCGTGCTGCCCGGTGCCGCCCACGCCGCCGTGCCGTGCGGTGGCGGCGAGGGCAGCGATCCGCCCGCGCAGCGCAGCTGGGCGCTGAACCGGCTCGCGCCGGAGGCTGCCTGGCCGCTCAGCCGCGGCGCCGGCATCACGGTCGCGGTGATCGACTCCGGCGTGCACGGCGACCACCCGGTGCTGGCCGGCAAGGTCGTCGCCGGGCGTGACTTCGGCTTCCCGGACTTCGACGGCCAGTGCGACATCCCCGGCCACGGCACGGTGGTCGCCGGGATCATCGCGGGCCGGGACGGCGTGGACGCGTCGTTCGCCGGCATCGCGCCGGACGCCACGGTTCTGCCGCTGCGTGTGCTCGACGAGCTCGGGATCACCCAGGACGAGTCCGCGCCGGGCCGGATCGCGCAGGCCATCGAGTTCGCGGTGGACCAGGACGTGGACGTGATCAACCTGTCGCTGCAGACCGAGGACACCGCGGCGATGCGGGCCGCGATCGCGTACGCGGAGCAGCGCGACGTGGTGGTGGTCGCGGCGGCCGGCAACCTCCAGGAGGGGCAGAACGACAGCGGCGCGGTCTTCCCGGCGGCGTACGAGACGGTGGTGGCCGTGGCCGGTGTCGACGAGGCCGGCAAGCACGTGGGCTCGTCCGTACGGGGCCCGTTCGTGGACGTCGCCGCGCCCGGTTACAACCTGTTCGGCCCGGCGCCGACCGGTGACAAGTACTTCTTCCAGAACGAGGGCGGTACCAGCTTCGCCGCGGCGTACGTCTCCGGCGCGGTCGCGCTGCTCCGGTCGTACTACCCGGACATGAGGGCGACGGAGGTTCGGGAACGGCTGCTGGCCACCACGGACGCGCCGCCGCTCGGCCGGGACGAGGAGGTCGGCGCCGGCGTGGTCAACCCGTACCGGGCGATCACGGCGGTGTTCAGCGAGCGGTCCGCGCGGCCGGCGGCCGGTGTCACGCCGGCCGGCGATCCGGTGGACCCGGCGGCCACGGCCCGGGTGGTGGCGCTGTGGACGATCGCGGTCGTGCTGGTGCTCGCGATCGCGCTGCTGGCCGGTGCGCCGCTCGTCCGCCGCGGCCGCCGCAACGGCTGGCGCCCGGACCACAACAACGCCTGA
- a CDS encoding nitrite/sulfite reductase, which yields MAVSTTPTTGGNARPARRPRGEGQWALGHREPLNPNERSKKDDNPLNVRARIENIYAHRGFDSIDPADLRGRFRWWGLYTQRKAGIDGGRTAVLEPEELEDKYFMLRVRVDGGQLSLAQLRVIADISERYARGSADITDRQNIQLHWIRVEDVPAIWKALEDVGLYTTEACGDCPRVVMGSPVAGVSADEVIDPTPAIDEIVERFIGDPAYSNLPRKFKSSISWLADMPYEVNDISFLGVVHPEHGPGFDLWVGGGLSTNPMLAQRLGVWVPMAELADVWEGVVGIFRDYGYRRLRHRARLKFLVNDWGVEKFREVLEKEYLGRALIDGPAPELPEKPIDHIGVHTQADGNRYVGAAPVVGRTSGEQLRKLADVVEAHGSDRVRLTAYQKLLVLDIAPEKVDSLVGGLREIGLESFPSVWRRSTMACTGIEYCKLAIVETKARGQQLVERLEQRIGDLGGEDISIHINGCPNACARTQIADIGLKGQLVMGPEGKQVEGFQIHLGGGLGMAEGQKAGFGRKLRGLKTTADELPEYVERLTRRYLAGRTEGERFADWVVRVEEDELR from the coding sequence ATGGCGGTTAGCACCACACCCACGACCGGCGGCAACGCCCGCCCCGCCCGCCGCCCGCGCGGTGAGGGCCAATGGGCGCTGGGCCACCGTGAGCCGCTGAACCCCAACGAGCGCAGCAAGAAGGACGACAACCCGCTCAACGTCCGCGCCCGGATCGAGAACATCTACGCCCACCGCGGTTTCGACTCGATCGACCCGGCCGACCTGCGCGGCCGGTTCCGCTGGTGGGGGCTCTACACGCAGCGCAAGGCCGGGATCGACGGCGGGCGCACCGCCGTGCTGGAGCCGGAGGAGCTCGAGGACAAGTACTTCATGCTCCGCGTCCGGGTGGACGGCGGCCAGCTCAGCCTGGCCCAGCTGCGGGTGATCGCGGACATCTCCGAGCGGTACGCGCGGGGCAGCGCGGACATCACCGACCGGCAGAACATCCAGCTGCACTGGATCCGGGTGGAGGACGTACCGGCGATCTGGAAGGCGCTGGAGGACGTCGGCCTCTACACCACCGAGGCGTGCGGCGACTGCCCGCGCGTGGTGATGGGCAGCCCGGTCGCCGGCGTCTCGGCGGACGAGGTGATCGACCCGACGCCCGCGATCGACGAGATCGTGGAGCGGTTCATCGGTGACCCGGCCTACTCGAACCTGCCGCGCAAGTTCAAGTCGTCGATCTCCTGGCTGGCCGACATGCCGTACGAGGTGAACGACATCTCGTTCCTCGGCGTGGTCCACCCGGAGCACGGCCCCGGCTTCGACCTCTGGGTCGGCGGCGGCCTCTCCACGAACCCGATGCTGGCGCAGCGGCTCGGCGTCTGGGTGCCGATGGCCGAGCTGGCCGACGTCTGGGAGGGCGTGGTCGGCATCTTCCGCGACTACGGCTACCGCCGGCTGCGGCACCGCGCGCGGCTGAAGTTCCTGGTCAACGACTGGGGCGTGGAGAAGTTCCGCGAGGTCCTGGAGAAGGAGTACCTGGGTCGGGCGCTGATCGACGGGCCCGCGCCGGAGCTGCCGGAGAAGCCGATCGACCACATCGGCGTGCACACCCAGGCGGACGGCAACCGGTACGTCGGCGCCGCGCCGGTCGTCGGGCGGACCTCGGGCGAGCAGTTGCGGAAGCTGGCCGACGTGGTCGAGGCGCACGGCAGCGACCGGGTGCGGCTCACCGCGTACCAGAAGCTGCTGGTCCTGGACATCGCGCCGGAGAAGGTCGACTCGCTGGTCGGCGGACTGCGCGAGATCGGCCTGGAGTCGTTCCCGTCGGTCTGGCGCCGCTCGACCATGGCCTGCACCGGCATCGAGTACTGCAAGCTCGCGATCGTCGAGACCAAGGCGCGCGGCCAGCAGCTGGTCGAGCGGCTGGAGCAGCGGATCGGCGACCTCGGCGGCGAGGACATCTCGATTCACATCAACGGCTGCCCGAACGCGTGCGCCCGCACCCAGATCGCGGACATCGGGCTCAAGGGGCAGCTGGTGATGGGCCCGGAGGGCAAGCAGGTGGAGGGCTTCCAGATCCACCTCGGCGGCGGGCTGGGCATGGCCGAGGGACAGAAGGCCGGCTTCGGCCGCAAGCTGCGGGGCCTGAAGACCACGGCGGACGAGCTTCCCGAGTACGTGGAGCGGCTGACCCGGCGCTACCTGGCCGGCCGCACGGAGGGCGAGCGGTTCGCCGACTGGGTCGTGCGGGTCGAGGAGGACGAGCTGCGATGA
- a CDS encoding WXG100 family type VII secretion target encodes MSVVKVDYAVLESSTQQINSISKSIDEKLDTLRQMLQKLQWDGEDRVAYEQHQASWDAAIKDINQILNEIGGAVGVAKDNYVSTEMSNARIWG; translated from the coding sequence ATGAGCGTTGTGAAAGTTGACTACGCGGTTCTTGAGAGCTCGACCCAGCAGATCAACTCGATCTCGAAGAGCATCGACGAGAAGCTGGACACGCTGCGGCAGATGCTGCAGAAGCTCCAGTGGGACGGTGAGGACCGGGTCGCCTACGAGCAGCACCAGGCCTCCTGGGACGCGGCGATCAAGGACATCAACCAGATCCTGAACGAGATCGGCGGTGCCGTCGGCGTCGCCAAGGACAACTACGTCTCCACCGAGATGTCGAACGCCCGCATCTGGGGCTGA